The proteins below come from a single Cylindrospermopsis raciborskii Cr2010 genomic window:
- a CDS encoding M23 family metallopeptidase: protein MNTYHKLRVINLTSLGKVITGILAITPLACIPSAKALEVQILPQTVKLGDTISVLIKPDAEQTLNTDIQNLIKPSVKVDENTYPAFAIAPNTYRSLIPTTPLEKPGIRKITILVGGQEEKKLEVIVGNRKFPLQRINLPPGKAGVKATEYELARVKQLKELQTPEKYWNGVFLNPNKGRMSTRYGVRRYYNGVFAQDYYHRGLDYAGAAGSAVIAPAAGRVALVGKVSQGFRVHGNVVGIDHGQGVTSIFLHLNRINVKEGDFVQAGNLIGTVGSTGASTGPHLHWGLYVNGKSIDPIFWKTKTID from the coding sequence ATGAATACTTACCATAAGTTGCGGGTGATTAATCTCACCAGTCTAGGCAAGGTTATCACGGGAATATTGGCAATTACTCCCCTAGCTTGCATCCCGTCAGCAAAAGCATTAGAGGTGCAAATTTTACCACAAACGGTAAAATTGGGAGATACAATCTCAGTATTAATTAAGCCCGATGCGGAACAAACTCTAAATACTGATATCCAAAATCTTATAAAACCTAGTGTTAAAGTTGATGAAAACACATATCCAGCTTTTGCGATCGCACCAAATACCTATCGTTCCCTGATTCCTACTACCCCCCTAGAAAAACCAGGAATAAGAAAAATTACAATACTAGTGGGGGGACAAGAGGAAAAAAAATTAGAGGTAATAGTAGGTAATAGGAAATTTCCGTTACAGAGGATCAACCTACCACCAGGAAAAGCAGGAGTAAAAGCCACAGAATATGAACTAGCTCGTGTAAAACAGTTAAAGGAACTACAAACACCAGAAAAATACTGGAATGGAGTGTTTCTCAATCCCAATAAAGGGAGGATGAGCACGAGATATGGTGTCAGACGGTACTACAATGGCGTATTTGCCCAAGATTACTATCATCGAGGGTTAGACTATGCAGGTGCAGCAGGTTCAGCAGTAATTGCACCAGCAGCGGGGAGAGTAGCATTAGTGGGGAAGGTATCCCAGGGGTTTAGGGTTCATGGGAACGTGGTGGGTATTGACCATGGTCAGGGAGTAACCAGCATTTTCCTCCACTTGAACCGAATTAATGTGAAAGAGGGTGATTTTGTCCAAGCTGGCAACCTCATCGGTACTGTGGGTTCCACAGGTGCTTCTACTGGTCCCCATTTACATTGGGGTTTATATGTCAATGGCAAATCCATTGATCCTATATTTTGGAAAACCAAAACTATTGATTAG
- a CDS encoding L,D-transpeptidase, with product MILRTNINSNEHNPDFSSGITIGDSALGADMNSSSNSGDGEKNTRLVVPTQQNKTNSGLKGFFFGGGNDSPSPGAGNNQSDVVVDLSDRRVYVYRYDQVVASYPIAVGKKGWETPTGTFKVIHKEHHPIWKHPITGKIFEAGTDSPLGDRWIGFWSDGKNEIGFHGTPNKDLIGGAVSHGCLRMRNPDVRMLYEQVDLGTPVSVRH from the coding sequence ATGATACTGCGAACAAATATCAATTCTAATGAGCACAATCCGGATTTCTCTTCGGGTATTACTATTGGAGATAGTGCTTTGGGTGCTGATATGAACTCTTCATCTAATTCTGGTGATGGGGAAAAAAACACAAGATTGGTAGTCCCTACACAACAAAACAAAACAAATAGTGGGTTAAAAGGCTTTTTCTTTGGTGGTGGAAATGACTCTCCATCTCCCGGAGCGGGAAATAACCAAAGTGATGTGGTCGTCGATTTGAGCGATCGCCGGGTTTATGTTTATCGTTATGACCAGGTGGTGGCTAGTTACCCAATTGCAGTTGGTAAAAAGGGTTGGGAGACTCCCACGGGTACTTTTAAAGTTATACATAAGGAGCATCACCCTATTTGGAAACATCCAATTACGGGGAAAATATTTGAAGCGGGGACGGATAGTCCCCTGGGAGATCGATGGATTGGTTTTTGGTCAGACGGTAAGAATGAAATTGGTTTCCATGGCACACCTAATAAGGATTTGATTGGTGGTGCTGTGTCCCATGGTTGTTTGAGGATGCGTAACCCTGATGTAAGAATGTTATATGAACAAGTGGACTTGGGCACTCCTGTATCAGTACGCCACTAA
- a CDS encoding fatty acid desaturase has translation MLISLNIKGCICCWNHHHQHLKFFYPEWANRALELVMGLQTGIVGEAWVLHHIFGHHVNYLDQTKDESAWKDEKGRTMPPLEYAWTVTTQAYPKALKVGKKYPKIRVRLIQNMVATALVLLALASVNSVNTLIQFVFPMAFLLFMTVYVTYEHHAGLDEKDPYKATYNITDHWYNFFTCNLGYHTAHHVQCGRHWSELPQFHAEIKDKIPATLYRDAGFPLTWITKAQQILAAHGVSWNRG, from the coding sequence ATGTTGATTAGCTTAAATATTAAGGGTTGCATTTGTTGCTGGAATCACCACCATCAGCACCTCAAGTTTTTTTATCCAGAGTGGGCCAATCGCGCCCTGGAACTAGTGATGGGGTTGCAAACAGGAATTGTCGGCGAAGCCTGGGTTTTGCACCATATCTTTGGTCACCACGTTAACTACCTTGACCAAACGAAGGATGAGTCCGCCTGGAAAGACGAGAAAGGCCGGACAATGCCCCCCCTAGAATATGCGTGGACTGTTACAACTCAAGCTTATCCTAAAGCCTTAAAGGTGGGCAAAAAGTATCCTAAAATCCGGGTTAGGCTAATCCAAAACATGGTGGCCACGGCGCTCGTTCTTCTGGCTCTGGCTTCCGTGAACAGTGTCAATACCCTGATCCAATTTGTATTTCCCATGGCCTTTTTGCTCTTTATGACAGTCTATGTCACCTATGAGCACCATGCGGGTTTGGATGAGAAAGATCCCTACAAAGCGACCTATAATATCACCGATCACTGGTACAACTTTTTTACCTGCAACCTGGGCTACCACACGGCTCACCATGTCCAATGTGGCCGCCACTGGAGCGAACTACCCCAGTTCCATGCAGAAATTAAGGACAAGATCCCGGCCACCCTCTACCGTGATGCGGGTTTCCCCCTTACTTGGATAACCAAGGCCCAACAGATCCTGGCAGCTCATGGTGTGTCCTGGAACCGGGGATAG
- a CDS encoding sigma-70 family RNA polymerase sigma factor, which yields MSQSIAVSWSTVDANYSQASVQVDKLSNQDLILRCQSGLRPDKAAFAELLRRYQAQVDRVLYHLAPDWSDRADLAQEVWIRVYRNIHRLQEPAKFRGWLSRIATNLFYDELRKRKRSGSSLSLDAPRLAGDGEMDWEIASDTPSPEEQLRTREFYEQLREAIADLPEIFRTTIVLREIEGLAYEEIAQITGASLGTVKSRIARARSRLQSQLQSYLDG from the coding sequence ATGAGTCAGTCTATTGCTGTATCCTGGTCAACTGTTGATGCCAATTATTCACAAGCATCGGTGCAAGTTGATAAACTCTCAAATCAGGATCTTATTTTGCGCTGTCAATCTGGACTGCGCCCGGACAAAGCAGCTTTTGCTGAATTGCTGCGCCGCTATCAGGCCCAGGTGGATAGGGTACTATATCACTTGGCTCCCGACTGGTCTGACAGAGCTGATTTGGCTCAGGAGGTGTGGATTCGAGTCTATCGGAACATTCACCGATTACAAGAACCTGCTAAATTTCGCGGTTGGTTAAGTCGAATTGCCACTAATTTGTTTTATGATGAGCTACGTAAGCGCAAAAGGTCTGGTAGTTCTTTGTCCCTAGATGCTCCTCGTTTAGCAGGGGATGGGGAAATGGATTGGGAAATTGCTAGCGATACACCAAGTCCGGAAGAACAACTCAGAACTAGGGAATTTTATGAGCAACTGCGGGAAGCTATTGCTGATTTACCAGAGATTTTTCGTACTACTATAGTCCTCAGAGAAATCGAAGGTTTAGCATACGAAGAAATTGCTCAAATTACTGGTGCTTCCCTAGGAACGGTCAAATCTAGAATAGCTAGAGCTCGTTCCCGACTGCAAAGCCAACTACAAAGTTATCTGGATGGTTAA
- a CDS encoding anti-sigma factor family protein has protein sequence MDSQENSSSLPVVKANMDRFNYQEYHEGDQFELLSAYLDGEVTATERQRIEQWLATDESGKRLYMKLLRLRHGVRSMPVPSCYAASSELFDLVWKRIIFRRRINWMWGGAAIAACVIGSLSGILPGNTSRLQLAQQKIDSVQTQAPISPLMVALNNPIVEIPKTAVVRPAKIEEIDYIQEEMEFEGN, from the coding sequence GTGGATTCACAGGAAAATTCCTCTAGTTTACCCGTGGTTAAAGCGAATATGGATAGGTTTAATTATCAGGAATATCATGAAGGGGATCAGTTTGAACTGTTAAGCGCATACTTGGATGGTGAGGTTACAGCTACTGAACGTCAGCGGATAGAGCAGTGGTTGGCAACGGATGAATCCGGTAAGCGTTTGTACATGAAACTGCTAAGGTTGAGGCATGGTGTCCGATCCATGCCTGTGCCAAGCTGTTACGCTGCGTCTTCGGAGTTATTTGATCTTGTTTGGAAACGCATAATTTTCCGTCGTCGGATAAATTGGATGTGGGGTGGTGCTGCTATTGCAGCTTGTGTTATTGGTTCCCTATCAGGAATTTTGCCAGGAAATACTTCCAGGTTACAACTAGCACAACAGAAGATAGATAGTGTCCAAACACAAGCACCAATCTCTCCTTTAATGGTCGCCCTCAATAACCCAATAGTTGAAATTCCCAAAACTGCTGTGGTGCGACCAGCAAAAATTGAGGAAATAGACTATATTCAAGAGGAGATGGAGTTTGAGGGGAATTAG
- a CDS encoding ATP-dependent helicase, which produces MQLENLNSEKWDSQDREHRLEVKIQQIRQKLRPGQVQMADWLGGPLAVSAVPGAGKSTGMASAAAIAIARQYYSHSRSQLVLVTFTKSAAMNLKLKICEKLRELSLPQKGFVVYTLHGLALNIATRYPQLSGLELDQVKLITPNRSHRLISIAVEQWISKHPTMYYRLLEGHQFDGEETEKLRRQSVLRTEILPDLAYTTIHEAKSSGIVPETLYQWSEKTQNSYQILRIAAGLYEEYEKLMKSQGLIDYDDMILAALEVFKNPSALRIEKNKIFAVFEDEAQDSSQLQTQLLEILAERKDSNGGKTTLNLVRVGDSNQAINSTFTPADPIYFREFCEQCAGEQRLATMNQAGRSSRIIIDAANFVLEWVNHQWSKRNLQNHSPKKPPFLNQKIQVVNIGDPQTDANPAPVGKGLELHTPDDIHHTVELIGQKIVELFKTNVGTAAILVRENRQGKWLAENIEPICNQHHIELYEVAETERRSQVPKEILALLQFCDRPHSQDFLKTALTVLMQRQLIAAQDVNSLAILPEEFLYPTPFTKVQTQVVKEAAQQCRNLLQGAWEIPVYQIIYFLASSLNYDQGELATADKLAEKVNLQITGDRSRSSLIHALVEIVNSEKFEAVDTENHEDKYIKKGQLTIITMHKAKGLDWDYVFLPFLHENLIPGKLWVKPQSQFLGDFSLAEVARAQIRTALHQGTETMNNFQQNVNHNSNKSLFELKQAWEEAKDLKLAEEYRLLYVAMTRAKKLLWMSAAKRAPFTWTKPHSLQDLLPSPVFTALNAIA; this is translated from the coding sequence ATGCAACTTGAGAATTTAAATAGTGAAAAATGGGACTCTCAAGATAGAGAACATAGACTAGAGGTCAAAATCCAACAGATTCGGCAAAAATTGCGTCCTGGACAGGTGCAAATGGCTGATTGGTTGGGGGGACCATTAGCTGTTTCCGCTGTCCCTGGTGCGGGTAAATCTACGGGAATGGCTAGTGCAGCAGCTATTGCCATAGCGCGTCAGTATTACTCCCACTCCCGTTCCCAATTAGTCCTAGTGACTTTTACCAAGTCAGCTGCTATGAACCTGAAATTAAAGATTTGTGAAAAATTGCGGGAACTATCTCTACCACAAAAGGGGTTTGTGGTTTATACATTACATGGTTTGGCTTTAAATATTGCCACTCGTTATCCCCAACTGTCTGGTTTGGAGTTAGACCAGGTGAAGTTAATTACTCCTAATCGGAGTCATCGTTTAATTAGTATAGCTGTAGAGCAGTGGATTAGCAAGCATCCCACCATGTATTATCGTTTATTAGAAGGACACCAATTTGATGGGGAAGAAACGGAGAAACTGCGTCGTCAATCGGTTTTAAGAACGGAGATTTTGCCAGATTTAGCTTATACCACAATTCATGAGGCTAAAAGTTCTGGGATTGTACCGGAAACTCTCTATCAATGGAGTGAGAAAACTCAAAACTCCTATCAAATTTTGCGGATTGCAGCGGGACTATATGAGGAGTATGAAAAGTTAATGAAGTCCCAAGGTTTGATTGATTATGATGATATGATTTTGGCAGCTTTAGAAGTTTTCAAAAATCCCAGTGCGTTACGAATTGAAAAAAATAAGATTTTTGCAGTTTTTGAAGACGAAGCACAAGACTCTAGTCAGCTACAAACTCAACTATTAGAAATATTGGCAGAAAGAAAAGATAGCAACGGAGGAAAAACAACCTTGAATTTGGTCAGGGTTGGTGATTCTAATCAAGCTATTAATTCCACTTTTACGCCTGCAGATCCCATTTATTTTCGGGAATTTTGTGAACAATGTGCTGGGGAACAAAGACTGGCAACTATGAACCAAGCTGGACGCAGTAGTAGAATTATTATTGATGCGGCTAACTTTGTTCTGGAATGGGTAAATCACCAATGGTCCAAAAGGAATCTACAAAATCATTCACCAAAAAAACCACCATTCCTAAATCAGAAAATTCAAGTCGTCAATATTGGTGATCCGCAAACCGATGCCAATCCTGCACCTGTAGGAAAAGGATTGGAACTACATACACCTGATGACATTCATCACACTGTTGAACTGATAGGTCAAAAGATTGTAGAACTATTCAAAACTAATGTAGGTACTGCTGCTATATTAGTGAGAGAAAATCGCCAAGGTAAATGGTTAGCAGAAAATATAGAACCAATATGTAACCAGCATCATATCGAACTATATGAGGTAGCAGAAACAGAAAGACGTTCCCAAGTACCAAAAGAAATCTTAGCTTTATTGCAGTTTTGCGATCGCCCCCATTCCCAGGATTTTTTAAAAACTGCATTAACCGTGCTGATGCAAAGACAATTAATAGCTGCTCAAGACGTTAATAGCTTGGCAATTTTACCCGAGGAATTTTTATATCCTACACCGTTCACTAAGGTGCAAACACAAGTAGTTAAGGAAGCTGCTCAACAATGTAGGAACTTATTGCAAGGAGCATGGGAAATACCAGTATATCAGATAATTTACTTTTTGGCCTCAAGTCTAAACTATGATCAAGGGGAGTTAGCTACAGCAGATAAATTAGCAGAAAAAGTTAATCTCCAAATTACCGGGGATAGATCGAGAAGTTCCCTAATTCATGCATTAGTGGAAATAGTCAATTCGGAAAAATTTGAAGCGGTGGATACAGAAAACCATGAAGATAAATATATAAAAAAAGGTCAGTTAACAATTATCACCATGCACAAAGCCAAAGGTCTAGACTGGGACTATGTGTTCCTACCCTTTTTGCATGAAAATCTAATTCCTGGCAAATTGTGGGTAAAACCCCAAAGTCAATTCTTAGGTGATTTTAGCCTAGCAGAAGTTGCTCGCGCCCAAATTCGCACTGCACTCCATCAAGGGACAGAAACCATGAATAATTTCCAGCAAAATGTCAATCACAACTCAAACAAAAGTCTTTTTGAGCTTAAACAAGCATGGGAAGAAGCTAAAGATTTAAAACTAGCAGAGGAATACAGATTACTATATGTAGCCATGACCAGAGCAAAAAAACTCCTCTGGATGTCCGCTGCGAAAAGAGCACCCTTCACATGGACAAAACCACATAGTTTGCAAGACCTTTTGCCATCTCCAGTATTTACAGCTCTCAATGCGATCGCCTAA
- a CDS encoding RuBisCO accumulation factor 1 has protein sequence MTQSSNRENHQGNIQNTDNTAEELLVKLRQKKGNWVEWGNAIAHLQKNGYNPQDIFEATGFEPIQQNQVVVGAQVYSSLEKFGASEATKTYYGTRASDILYELRLLTQGDRATAADLIFAHKLDVDEAREIAKAIKDFSRFSTPPEGFSTHPGDAIAYQCWKLARQNSDLQERSRLIAKGLRFVQSSTARKQIEQLLTDFTIVPQRNAPLLPYFRLESDEELPRLVPVVGELPLTPEDVKSVPLIIEEAPFNIVKFAGEQAWVALPGWQVLRSAEDPIVIIGESNIFPQSKSGKTEQILIVIDRDERDWDDGSYFAFDNDGEVDFQWFETQPEQTILGRIIVILRPKKVLDEDFTKDSWQIDE, from the coding sequence ATGACCCAATCTTCCAACAGAGAAAACCACCAGGGAAATATTCAGAACACAGATAATACAGCTGAAGAATTACTAGTAAAACTGAGACAGAAAAAAGGTAATTGGGTAGAGTGGGGAAATGCGATCGCCCATTTACAAAAAAATGGCTATAATCCCCAGGATATTTTTGAAGCTACAGGATTTGAACCGATTCAGCAAAATCAGGTGGTTGTTGGTGCACAGGTTTACAGCTCCCTAGAAAAATTCGGCGCATCAGAAGCTACCAAAACCTACTACGGAACAAGAGCCAGTGACATTCTTTACGAACTGAGACTATTAACCCAGGGAGATAGAGCGACAGCTGCGGATTTAATTTTTGCCCATAAACTGGATGTGGATGAAGCAAGAGAAATTGCTAAAGCTATTAAAGACTTCTCCCGATTTTCCACTCCCCCGGAAGGATTCAGTACCCATCCTGGAGACGCTATTGCTTACCAATGCTGGAAACTGGCCAGACAAAACTCAGACCTGCAAGAGAGATCCCGTTTAATTGCCAAAGGATTGCGTTTTGTGCAATCGAGTACAGCCAGAAAACAGATTGAACAATTACTAACAGACTTTACCATTGTTCCCCAGCGCAATGCGCCCTTGCTTCCCTATTTTCGACTAGAGTCCGATGAAGAACTGCCCAGATTAGTTCCCGTGGTAGGAGAATTACCCCTAACCCCAGAGGATGTCAAGTCAGTACCCCTAATTATAGAAGAGGCCCCTTTTAACATAGTTAAATTTGCTGGTGAGCAAGCTTGGGTAGCATTACCGGGATGGCAAGTGTTGCGTTCTGCGGAAGATCCAATAGTGATAATTGGGGAGAGCAACATTTTTCCCCAGAGCAAATCTGGCAAAACCGAACAAATTCTAATTGTGATAGATAGAGATGAAAGAGATTGGGATGACGGGAGTTATTTTGCCTTTGACAATGATGGAGAAGTGGATTTTCAGTGGTTTGAAACTCAACCAGAGCAGACAATATTAGGACGCATAATTGTCATTTTACGTCCTAAAAAAGTTTTAGACGAAGATTTTACCAAAGATAGTTGGCAAATTGATGAGTGA
- a CDS encoding Uma2 family endonuclease — MTTLNLVKLPITTIEIAPGSHLLIHDVTWEQYEALYKEWGDERQVPRMNYCNGTLEIMSPLPAHERPHRIISDIVKTLLDAENRPWEDFGSTTFKKPEQAGLEPDTCFYIENADRVRSLMRMNMETDPPPDLAIESDLTSQTTLDTYLTLQVPEIWIYENDRLTIYLLEKNNYQKSTTSRVFPSLSITDLIPELVQQAIKRGTSSMLRNLRHQLST, encoded by the coding sequence ATGACTACACTTAATCTGGTCAAATTGCCAATCACTACCATTGAAATTGCACCGGGTAGTCACTTGTTGATTCACGATGTTACTTGGGAGCAATATGAAGCTTTATATAAAGAGTGGGGGGATGAACGCCAAGTGCCCCGAATGAACTATTGCAATGGAACCCTAGAAATTATGTCTCCCCTTCCTGCTCATGAACGTCCTCACCGCATTATTTCTGATATTGTCAAAACCCTATTAGATGCTGAAAACAGACCTTGGGAAGATTTTGGCTCTACCACCTTTAAAAAGCCAGAACAAGCAGGTCTGGAACCAGATACCTGTTTTTATATAGAGAATGCGGATCGGGTTCGCTCCTTGATGCGAATGAATATGGAAACGGATCCGCCACCAGACTTAGCAATTGAGAGTGACCTTACCTCTCAAACCACATTAGATACCTACTTGACCCTACAGGTTCCTGAGATCTGGATTTATGAAAATGATCGCCTAACAATTTACCTGCTAGAAAAAAACAACTATCAAAAGAGTACCACCAGTCGAGTCTTTCCATCCCTGAGTATTACAGATCTCATTCCAGAGTTAGTACAACAAGCGATTAAACGGGGAACAAGCAGTATGTTACGCAACCTGCGCCATCAATTGTCCACTTGA
- a CDS encoding ATP-binding protein yields the protein MDINYIIELMRLFQQSGLYHFDVTAVDNTNPSYLNHNAIDRYFHSYDVHYMEMEQEEKITLLKNTDIIAENEQVTVGGLLVFGINPQRIFHNASISFAHFLGDTISEELIDKKNIEGSLPDQVQAALQIIKNNILTPSSILGTRRDERIKYPDKVFRELIVNACVHRNYSITGSRIRIFMFDNRIEFMSPGKLPNTVTIDKLRFGVSYSINPVIVKFMENLRYIDKLGRGLPMVYQEAKKLGKDVLFEEIGEEFKVTLLT from the coding sequence ATGGACATCAACTATATCATTGAACTAATGAGACTATTTCAGCAAAGTGGACTTTATCACTTTGATGTCACAGCAGTTGACAATACCAATCCGTCTTATCTCAATCACAATGCCATTGATCGATATTTCCACAGTTATGATGTCCACTATATGGAAATGGAACAGGAAGAGAAAATAACACTGTTAAAAAACACTGATATCATTGCGGAAAACGAGCAAGTGACAGTTGGTGGTCTTTTGGTCTTTGGCATTAATCCCCAGCGGATTTTCCATAATGCTTCTATCTCATTTGCCCACTTTCTAGGAGATACAATCTCAGAAGAGTTAATAGACAAAAAAAATATTGAAGGATCACTGCCAGATCAGGTACAAGCAGCATTACAAATAATCAAAAACAATATTCTGACCCCATCATCTATTTTGGGAACCAGGAGAGATGAAAGGATAAAATATCCTGACAAAGTGTTTCGGGAATTGATTGTCAATGCTTGTGTGCATCGTAATTATTCTATAACCGGTTCCAGGATCCGAATTTTTATGTTTGATAACCGGATAGAGTTTATGAGCCCGGGGAAATTACCAAACACGGTCACTATTGATAAACTGAGGTTTGGAGTGTCTTACTCTATAAATCCGGTTATTGTTAAATTTATGGAAAACCTCAGATATATAGATAAATTGGGCAGAGGTTTACCTATGGTTTATCAAGAAGCGAAAAAACTTGGCAAGGATGTACTCTTTGAAGAAATTGGGGAAGAATTTAAGGTCACTCTGTTAACATAG
- a CDS encoding DUF29 domain-containing protein: MSTSNRNTSVYDQDFYLWIQETIQALQLSKLDPKEIPHLIEELEDMGNSQKDALESNLIRVLQHLLKWKYQKHKRTDSWRASITEHSLRLNRAFKKSPSLRPYFAQVFDECYSDARLIASRETGLELEVFPQECPFDPKDVLNPEYLP; this comes from the coding sequence ATGTCTACATCGAATAGAAACACATCAGTTTACGACCAAGACTTTTATCTTTGGATTCAGGAAACCATACAAGCTTTGCAATTAAGTAAGTTAGACCCCAAAGAAATTCCCCATCTCATTGAAGAACTGGAAGACATGGGCAATAGTCAAAAAGATGCTTTAGAAAGCAATTTAATCCGGGTGCTTCAGCACTTACTCAAGTGGAAATATCAAAAGCATAAACGTACTGATAGCTGGCGGGCATCAATTACTGAACATAGTCTGCGTTTAAATAGAGCTTTTAAGAAAAGTCCTAGCTTGCGACCATATTTTGCCCAGGTTTTTGACGAGTGTTACAGCGATGCTCGACTCATCGCTTCCCGGGAAACTGGTTTAGAACTGGAGGTATTTCCCCAAGAATGTCCCTTTGATCCCAAAGACGTGCTCAATCCAGAATATTTGCCATAG
- the ubiE gene encoding bifunctional demethylmenaquinone methyltransferase/2-methoxy-6-polyprenyl-1,4-benzoquinol methylase UbiE, translating to MKQGIRDIFDRIAPVYDQLNDRLSLGQHRIWKEMTVKWSGVKPGDTCLDLCCGSGDLTFRLARRAGIAGRVYGVDFSNNLLNAAKNRQKLSQNPYSITWTEADVLSLPFADDQFDVVTMGYGLRNVTDITRSLQEIYRVLKPGGRAAILDFHRPDDHIWRTFQQWYLDYLVVPLATNLGVREEYAYISPSLQRFPRGKEQVALARQVGFVNAVHYPISNAMMGVLVIVVP from the coding sequence ATGAAGCAAGGAATTCGTGATATTTTTGACCGTATTGCTCCTGTGTACGATCAACTTAATGATCGGCTAAGCCTGGGACAACACCGCATCTGGAAGGAAATGACTGTGAAATGGAGTGGTGTGAAACCAGGAGATACTTGTTTAGATTTATGCTGTGGTAGTGGGGATTTAACCTTTCGTTTGGCTCGACGTGCAGGAATTGCTGGTAGAGTATATGGTGTGGATTTCTCTAATAATTTACTTAATGCTGCTAAAAACCGCCAGAAATTATCCCAGAACCCATATTCTATCACCTGGACAGAAGCAGATGTGCTGAGTCTTCCCTTTGCAGATGATCAATTTGACGTTGTGACCATGGGTTATGGTTTAAGAAATGTGACAGATATCACCCGCAGTTTACAGGAAATCTATCGAGTGCTAAAACCTGGGGGTAGGGCGGCAATTTTGGATTTTCATCGTCCTGATGACCACATCTGGAGGACCTTTCAACAATGGTATTTAGATTATCTGGTTGTTCCCCTAGCCACTAATTTGGGTGTAAGGGAAGAATATGCTTACATCAGTCCCAGTTTGCAGCGTTTTCCCAGGGGTAAAGAACAGGTTGCCCTAGCACGTCAAGTTGGGTTTGTCAATGCTGTTCATTATCCAATTTCTAATGCTATGATGGGGGTATTAGTAATTGTCGTTCCCTAA